Proteins encoded together in one Dechloromonas sp. HYN0024 window:
- a CDS encoding 3-ketoacyl-ACP reductase, with protein sequence MSKKVAYVTGGMGGIGTSICQRLAQDGYTVVAGCGPNSPRKDRWLAEQKALGFDFIASEGNVSDWDSTKAAFDKVKAEVGEIDVLVNNAGITKDGQFRRMSLDDWKAVIDTNLNSLFFVTKQVVDGMLDRGWGRIINISSMNGQRGQFGQTNYSTAKAGMHGFTMALAQEVAAKGVTVNTVSPGYVGTEMVRAIREDVLEKIVATIPVKRLGEPEEIASIVSWLASQQSGFTTGANFACNGGNHMG encoded by the coding sequence ATGAGCAAAAAAGTTGCATACGTAACCGGTGGCATGGGTGGCATCGGAACCTCTATTTGCCAGCGTCTTGCCCAGGATGGCTACACCGTGGTGGCCGGTTGCGGCCCCAATTCGCCGCGCAAGGATCGCTGGCTGGCCGAGCAGAAAGCCCTCGGCTTCGACTTCATCGCCTCGGAAGGCAACGTCTCCGACTGGGACAGCACCAAGGCTGCCTTTGACAAGGTCAAGGCCGAAGTCGGCGAAATCGACGTGCTGGTCAATAACGCCGGTATCACCAAAGATGGCCAGTTCCGGAGAATGAGCCTCGATGACTGGAAAGCCGTCATCGACACCAATTTGAATTCGCTGTTCTTCGTCACCAAGCAGGTGGTCGATGGCATGCTCGATCGCGGCTGGGGCCGGATCATCAACATTTCATCGATGAACGGTCAGCGCGGCCAGTTCGGTCAGACCAACTACTCCACGGCCAAGGCCGGCATGCACGGCTTCACCATGGCGCTGGCCCAGGAAGTTGCTGCCAAGGGCGTCACCGTCAATACCGTGTCGCCGGGTTATGTCGGTACCGAGATGGTGCGGGCGATTCGCGAAGATGTGCTGGAAAAGATCGTGGCTACCATTCCCGTCAAGCGCCTTGGCGAGCCGGAAGAAATTGCTTCCATCGTTTCCTGGCTGGCTTCGCAGCAATCCGGTTTCACCACCGGCGCCAATTTTGCCTGTAATGGCGGCAACCACATGGGCTGA
- a CDS encoding glycerol-3-phosphate dehydrogenase/oxidase translates to MAAREDGLAILRDGRPWDVLIIGGGASGLGAAVDSAARGYRTLLVEARDFASGTSMCSTKLIHGGVRYLRQGDIGMVRNALAERAFLLRNAPHLVHPLPFIIPAWNRIDQLMYTVGLKLYDLLAGSQNLDASCHLNRPEVIAALPGLRRPGLCGGVRYWDGQFDDARLAITLMRTATDLGATCLNYLPVTRLTKAGGRMTGALVRDAENGEEFEVTARAVINATGVHADRLRQLDEPAAAPLLTPSQGIHLVFDADFLPGQQALMIPKTEDGRVMFAIPWLGKVLLGSTDTPRPNLQQLNDPQPLAAEIDFLLRTAAGVLTRPPTRADIRSAFAGLRPLIHPDHNDEKNTAALSREHAILVSPSGLITVAGGKWTTYRLMAEQVIDRAGAVASLPAAHCPTRSLKLHGCPEIPASDIYGTDAPWLAALPGHDRKLHPDLPYTEAMVRFAIRHEAARTIDDILARRTRALFLDAAAAETAIDRIAQIVVEELAPPPERLAAMAVAARLSSRHFRRVAIE, encoded by the coding sequence ATGGCTGCCCGTGAAGACGGCCTCGCCATCCTGCGTGATGGTCGCCCCTGGGATGTGCTGATTATCGGCGGCGGCGCCAGTGGCCTGGGCGCTGCAGTCGATTCGGCTGCCCGCGGCTACCGCACCCTGCTTGTCGAAGCCCGCGATTTTGCCTCCGGCACCTCGATGTGCAGCACCAAACTGATCCACGGCGGCGTCCGCTACCTGCGCCAGGGCGATATCGGCATGGTGCGCAACGCCCTCGCTGAACGCGCCTTCCTACTCAGGAACGCTCCCCACCTCGTGCACCCGTTACCGTTCATCATCCCGGCGTGGAACCGCATCGACCAACTGATGTACACCGTCGGCCTCAAACTCTACGACCTGCTGGCCGGCAGCCAAAATCTGGATGCCTCGTGCCACCTGAACCGCCCGGAAGTCATCGCCGCCCTGCCAGGTCTGCGCCGCCCCGGCCTATGCGGTGGCGTTCGCTACTGGGACGGCCAGTTTGACGATGCCCGGCTGGCCATTACGCTGATGCGCACGGCCACCGATCTCGGCGCCACCTGTCTGAATTACCTGCCGGTCACCCGCTTGACCAAGGCTGGCGGGCGGATGACCGGCGCGCTGGTGCGCGATGCGGAAAACGGTGAGGAATTTGAAGTCACCGCCCGTGCCGTCATCAACGCCACCGGGGTTCATGCCGACCGCCTGCGCCAACTGGACGAACCGGCCGCAGCGCCGCTACTCACCCCCAGCCAGGGAATACATCTGGTCTTCGATGCCGATTTCCTGCCCGGCCAGCAAGCCCTGATGATCCCGAAAACAGAAGACGGCCGGGTCATGTTTGCCATTCCCTGGCTGGGCAAGGTCTTGCTCGGCAGCACTGATACGCCGCGCCCCAACTTGCAGCAACTCAACGACCCGCAACCGCTGGCCGCCGAGATCGATTTTCTGCTCCGTACTGCCGCTGGCGTACTTACCCGTCCACCCACCCGTGCCGATATCCGCAGCGCCTTCGCCGGCCTGCGCCCGCTCATCCACCCTGACCACAATGACGAGAAAAACACCGCCGCCCTCTCCCGCGAACATGCCATCCTGGTCAGTCCCAGCGGCCTCATCACCGTCGCCGGCGGCAAATGGACGACCTACCGTCTGATGGCCGAACAGGTCATCGACCGGGCCGGGGCAGTCGCCAGTCTGCCCGCCGCCCATTGCCCGACCCGGTCCCTGAAACTGCACGGCTGCCCGGAAATACCGGCCAGCGACATCTACGGTACCGACGCCCCCTGGCTCGCCGCCCTGCCCGGCCACGACCGGAAACTGCATCCGGACCTGCCCTATACCGAGGCGATGGTCCGCTTCGCCATCCGCCACGAAGCGGCGCGCACGATAGACGACATCCTGGCCCGCCGGACGCGTGCGTTATTCCTCGATGCCGCCGCTGCCGAAACAGCCATAGATCGGATTGCCCAGATAGTCGTTGAAGAACTGGCACCACCACCGGAGCGGCTGGCAGCAATGGCCGTGGCAGCACGGCTGAGTTCCCGACATTTCAGGCGTGTGGCCATCGAGTAA
- a CDS encoding type II secretion system protein, with protein MNRKSARQRGFTLAELAIVITILGLLIVGVLKGQSLIGGAKAKDVIAIVGDLRTAIGGFKDRYKYLPGDWPFSAGEIQGVTAGASVGTAGNGIIEGAISAAGKAEADSEVALLPWQLYSGSFLSKINRSDPLSLIATSFGPVHVVSKSTANGLVSGFSAANPAARNAIVFSALPCELAGEVDASIDDGNLASGRALGATCANGTTSWYAVAL; from the coding sequence ATGAACCGAAAATCAGCCAGACAAAGGGGATTCACCCTGGCCGAACTGGCCATTGTGATCACCATCCTCGGCCTGCTGATCGTTGGCGTACTCAAAGGCCAATCGCTGATCGGCGGGGCCAAGGCCAAGGACGTCATCGCCATCGTTGGTGATCTGCGCACGGCGATCGGCGGGTTCAAGGACCGCTACAAATATCTGCCCGGCGACTGGCCATTTTCGGCCGGTGAAATTCAGGGCGTGACGGCCGGGGCCAGTGTCGGCACCGCTGGCAACGGCATCATCGAAGGGGCGATCAGCGCAGCCGGCAAGGCCGAAGCCGATTCTGAGGTGGCCTTGCTGCCGTGGCAACTGTATAGCGGTAGTTTCCTGTCGAAAATCAACCGCAGTGATCCATTAAGCCTGATCGCCACGTCCTTCGGGCCAGTTCATGTCGTATCGAAATCAACGGCCAATGGGCTGGTTTCAGGCTTTTCCGCAGCTAACCCGGCAGCGCGTAACGCCATTGTTTTCTCGGCCTTGCCGTGTGAGCTGGCCGGCGAAGTGGATGCCAGCATCGATGACGGCAATCTCGCGTCCGGGCGGGCGCTCGGTGCTACCTGCGCTAACGGCACGACTAGCTGGTATGCCGTCGCCCTCTAG
- a CDS encoding DUF4202 domain-containing protein, with product MIADPQRFNATIALFDAANGQDPNLDEGLPKELLYARRMTDMLSRFAPQASEVAQLAVRAQHIQRWTVPRSNYPLGKPGYFAWRTGLYRFHAETAGALMRQAGYDEMMIESVKAAVGKQGIKTHPDTQLVEDVSSLVFIEHYMLGFASQHADYSEEKWLGIIRKTWKKMSGEAHAFATSGGIKLPEALVPLILKAVAEG from the coding sequence ATGATCGCCGATCCGCAACGCTTCAACGCCACCATCGCCCTGTTTGACGCCGCCAACGGGCAAGACCCCAATCTCGATGAAGGGCTGCCGAAGGAGTTGCTGTACGCCCGGCGCATGACCGACATGCTCAGCCGCTTCGCCCCGCAGGCCAGCGAAGTTGCCCAACTGGCCGTGCGCGCCCAGCACATTCAACGATGGACGGTGCCGCGCAGCAACTATCCGCTCGGCAAACCCGGCTACTTTGCCTGGCGCACCGGGTTATATCGTTTTCACGCCGAAACGGCCGGTGCGTTGATGCGACAGGCTGGTTACGACGAAATGATGATTGAGTCGGTCAAGGCGGCAGTCGGCAAGCAGGGCATCAAGACCCACCCCGATACGCAGCTGGTGGAGGATGTCAGCAGCCTGGTTTTCATCGAGCATTACATGCTCGGCTTTGCCAGCCAGCACGCCGATTACAGTGAAGAAAAATGGCTTGGGATCATCCGCAAGACATGGAAGAAAATGTCCGGCGAGGCACATGCCTTTGCGACGAGTGGCGGGATCAAGTTGCCGGAGGCCTTAGTGCCCTTGATATTGAAGGCGGTAGCCGAGGGGTGA
- a CDS encoding prepilin-type N-terminal cleavage/methylation domain-containing protein: MKPSPHTQQGFSLVELAVVMVIIGIFMTLGLKVAMSTMDNTAYSVTKSKQELIKTALIGYLRTYGRLPCPDNAAGVATGSEAATCFASAGEAYGIVPWQTLGIPRDAVLDGWGSFFSYRVANGTGTSKNWTAKVSATTDLTVNELKMPTAALSIQELNAAGDAYAAAPTTTSAVVVILSHGKNGFGAKTTKVGDRMPVSDAGADETTNASGGTALFVLRPSNDSASAFGGAYDDLVAYLSPQDLLQPLINEGSLRACLAYCTSSNSSVCAGGTGTCSCAAVGVAGIPSGASPCSGTCGTCMASPALAGCVPVGPLPVGATPTSCL, encoded by the coding sequence ATGAAACCGAGTCCGCACACTCAGCAAGGCTTTAGCCTGGTCGAACTGGCCGTCGTCATGGTCATCATCGGCATATTCATGACGCTGGGTCTCAAGGTTGCGATGTCGACCATGGACAACACGGCTTACAGCGTGACCAAGTCCAAGCAGGAATTGATCAAGACGGCGCTGATCGGATATCTCCGCACCTATGGGCGACTGCCCTGCCCGGACAATGCGGCGGGTGTCGCCACCGGAAGCGAGGCGGCAACGTGTTTTGCCTCTGCTGGCGAGGCCTACGGCATCGTCCCATGGCAAACACTCGGTATTCCGCGTGACGCCGTACTCGATGGATGGGGCAGCTTTTTTAGCTACCGCGTAGCCAATGGCACAGGAACCTCAAAAAACTGGACCGCTAAGGTGTCTGCGACTACCGACCTCACGGTCAATGAACTGAAGATGCCGACTGCCGCATTGAGCATTCAGGAACTCAATGCCGCTGGTGATGCCTACGCCGCCGCACCGACGACCACCAGCGCCGTGGTCGTCATTCTGTCGCATGGCAAGAATGGCTTCGGGGCCAAGACGACCAAAGTCGGTGACCGGATGCCAGTCAGCGATGCCGGCGCCGACGAGACCACCAACGCCAGCGGTGGCACCGCACTGTTTGTATTGCGTCCGAGCAATGACAGCGCGAGTGCCTTTGGCGGCGCCTATGACGACCTGGTGGCTTACCTGTCACCGCAAGACCTCCTGCAACCGCTTATCAATGAGGGCAGCCTGCGGGCTTGCCTAGCCTATTGCACCTCTTCCAATTCATCTGTCTGTGCGGGTGGAACCGGAACGTGCTCATGTGCCGCAGTTGGCGTCGCCGGCATCCCAAGTGGTGCGTCACCATGCAGCGGAACTTGTGGAACATGTATGGCATCCCCAGCACTTGCCGGCTGCGTCCCCGTTGGTCCACTCCCGGTGGGCGCCACACCAACCAGCTGCCTGTGA
- a CDS encoding 3'-5' exonuclease family protein — protein sequence MIRLEPAAETGYHRAAQISLAAMRPLAFVDLETTGATATHDRITEIGIVEVDADGSVREWQQLVNPGMPIPPFIEQLTGISNDMVADAPPFAAVACEAMKRLEGRLFIAHNARFDYGFLKSEFKRLGITFRASVLCTVKLSRALYPEHKRHNLDSLIERHALQAEARHRALADAQLIHQFWQKVHAARSSADIAAALMAQNANPSLPPHLDGSVVDELPETTGVYLFYGENSLPLYIGKAKDIRQRVLAHFAGDHSAAKEMELAQQVRRIDWVETAGEIGALLREADLVKTLQPIHNRQLRKNDEACTWLLVDEGEGWMRPQLTALADLDSGLSSACYGLFKSTKEATNALRALAESHNLCDILLGLEKAKPGKPCFGHQLRRCKGACIGNEPHARHTARLIAALVGLKLVAWPFNGPALIREGEEAHLVDGWRYLGTAHSDEELDALLDSPRPPFDRDSYKILSKYVGKLTPLPHRAGVTR from the coding sequence TTGATACGTCTCGAACCAGCCGCCGAAACCGGCTATCATCGCGCAGCCCAAATATCCCTTGCCGCCATGCGCCCACTTGCCTTCGTCGACCTTGAAACAACCGGCGCCACTGCCACTCATGACCGCATCACCGAAATCGGCATTGTCGAGGTCGATGCCGATGGCAGCGTGCGCGAATGGCAGCAACTGGTCAATCCGGGTATGCCGATACCCCCTTTCATCGAGCAGTTGACCGGCATCAGCAATGACATGGTGGCTGACGCTCCGCCGTTCGCGGCGGTTGCTTGTGAAGCCATGAAGCGGCTCGAAGGGCGCTTGTTCATCGCCCACAATGCGCGCTTTGACTACGGCTTCTTAAAAAGCGAATTCAAACGCTTGGGCATCACTTTTCGCGCCTCGGTGCTGTGTACCGTCAAGCTGTCGCGCGCGCTTTACCCGGAGCACAAGCGCCACAACCTCGACAGCCTGATCGAACGCCACGCCCTCCAGGCGGAAGCCCGGCACCGTGCACTGGCTGACGCCCAACTGATTCATCAATTCTGGCAGAAAGTTCATGCCGCCCGCAGCAGTGCCGACATCGCGGCCGCGCTCATGGCCCAGAATGCCAATCCCAGCCTGCCGCCCCATCTCGACGGCAGCGTCGTAGACGAACTGCCGGAAACAACCGGCGTCTACCTGTTCTACGGTGAAAACAGCTTGCCGCTCTACATTGGCAAGGCGAAAGACATCCGCCAGCGCGTGCTGGCGCATTTCGCCGGTGATCACAGTGCCGCAAAAGAGATGGAACTGGCGCAACAGGTCAGGCGCATCGACTGGGTAGAAACGGCTGGCGAAATCGGTGCCCTGCTCAGGGAGGCCGACCTGGTAAAAACCTTGCAGCCGATTCACAACCGCCAGTTGCGCAAGAACGACGAGGCCTGCACCTGGCTTCTCGTAGACGAAGGCGAAGGCTGGATGCGGCCACAACTCACAGCCCTGGCTGATCTCGACAGCGGACTGAGCAGTGCCTGCTACGGCCTGTTCAAGAGTACCAAGGAGGCGACCAATGCGCTGCGCGCCCTGGCTGAATCGCACAACCTCTGCGATATCCTGCTCGGTCTGGAAAAAGCCAAACCCGGCAAACCCTGCTTCGGCCACCAGCTGCGCCGCTGCAAGGGGGCCTGCATCGGCAACGAGCCCCATGCCAGGCACACGGCTCGTCTGATCGCTGCCCTGGTTGGCCTGAAACTGGTTGCCTGGCCATTCAACGGCCCGGCGTTGATACGAGAAGGCGAAGAAGCACACCTCGTCGACGGCTGGCGCTATCTCGGCACGGCCCACTCGGATGAGGAACTCGATGCCCTGCTCGACAGCCCCCGCCCGCCCTTCGACCGCGACAGCTACAAAATCCTCAGCAAATACGTTGGCAAG